Within Wyeomyia smithii strain HCP4-BCI-WySm-NY-G18 chromosome 2, ASM2978416v1, whole genome shotgun sequence, the genomic segment AACTGCTTACAAAGGTATTATGAAACTTAACCATCTTGTCGAGCATAGAATACGTAATCCATTTCAGTCAATCTGATTTCAAAAGCACAGCACCTAATAAACGTCTTTTTATCTTTCCTCAGAAACCGCAATTCAAAAAATACCCCCATAGCGCGGAAGCGCAAGATTTTTACGAGCTACGTGACCGCTGTCGGCGTACCGGCACCCTTTTCGAGGATCCCGAATTCCCCGCCAACGCTGCGTCGCTGAACTTTAGCGGTGAGCTCCGCCCCGACATCCGATGGCTGCGACCGAAGGAGATCAGCCAAGGGGCGGTTTTCTTCGACAACAGTTTCTCGCGGTTCGACATAAATCAGGGTGAACTTGGCGACTGTTGGCTGCTGGCGGCTGCAGCCAATTTGACTCAGGATCCGAAGCTGTTCTCACGCATTGTACCCGATGACAACAGCTTTGCGGAGAGCTACGCGGGAATATTTCACTTTCGATTTTGGAGATTCGGTCACTGGTGTGACGTGGTGATTGACGACCGCTTGCCGACGACCAACGGAAGTTTGGTCTATATGCGATCCAGTGAGAAGCATGAGTTTTGGAGTGCATTGCTGGAGAAAGCGTACGCTAAGCTGTTCGGATCTTACGAGGCATTGCGAGGTGGGTCAGCTAGTGAAGCGATGGAAGACTTCACAGGAGGAGTTACGGAAACGTTCGAAATGAAAGAGGCTCCGAAGGATTTGTTTCAGATCATCGAGAAGGGCTTCCGAAATCACGCTATGTTTGCGTGCAGTTTGGAACCGGATCCGAACAAATTTGAAGCCGAAACTGCTCAAGGTTTGATCCGGGGTCATGCGTATTCGATCATTATGGCAAAGATGATAGATATACAAACACCAAGGACGAAGGGAAAAATTCCATTGCTACGACTGAGAAACCCGTGGGGAAATGCCAACGAGTGGAATGGAGCATGGAGTGACAAGTCACCAGAATGGAAATTTATTCCGGAGGAAACCAAGCGCGAGATCGGATTAACTTTTGAAGTGAATGGTGAGTTCTGGATGTCGTATCAGGATTTTGTTAAATATTTTGACCGAGTTGAGATCTGTAATCTCAGTCCCAATTGTCCGATCGTTCGTCAGATGATGGACTACCCTTGGAAACAAGCTTCATTTGAGGGCGAATGGGCGATCGGAAGCACGGCAGGAGGCTGCCGAAATTATCCGGATACTTTTTGGCATAATCCGCAGTATGTTATTAGTTTGGAAGATCCGGATAAAGATGATGACGATGCCAAAGCGACAGCTATCGTTGCTCTAATGCAAAAGAATCGCCGTTCCAAGCAGAACAAAGGAATCGACTGTCTTACGGTAGGGTTTATAATATACCGTGTAGGCGAAGAAGATCTCAAGAAAAAACCTCTGCCAAAAGAATTTTTCCTCCGCAATGCTTCGGTAGCTAGATCCACTTTCATCAACCTTCGCGAAGTTACCTGTCGATTCCGGCTGGATCCCGGAACGTACGTTATAATCCCGTCTACTTTTGATCCAAACATCGAGGGTGAATTCCTGATTCGGGTGTTCTCCGAGTGCCCGAGTTGCATGAGTGAAAATGACCAGTGCGTAGGGGACTGCGAAATGGATCCTCGGGTAAGTTTAATCGACATTGCACGAGTTGCATAACGTTATGTCCCTTACTGCCTGATAGATATGCCTTCCATCTCCCTGTTCCCATCGTAGCGACTTGTCAGTGTTAGTGCACTTTAGAGATAGATGTAATGAATAATGCTAGTAGTTAAAATGC encodes:
- the LOC129721039 gene encoding calpain-B-like, producing MPPVSVRTTIESSVKEFNDSTSGPKRLHQSRTRFMPITFGRDGKPQFKKYPHSAEAQDFYELRDRCRRTGTLFEDPEFPANAASLNFSGELRPDIRWLRPKEISQGAVFFDNSFSRFDINQGELGDCWLLAAAANLTQDPKLFSRIVPDDNSFAESYAGIFHFRFWRFGHWCDVVIDDRLPTTNGSLVYMRSSEKHEFWSALLEKAYAKLFGSYEALRGGSASEAMEDFTGGVTETFEMKEAPKDLFQIIEKGFRNHAMFACSLEPDPNKFEAETAQGLIRGHAYSIIMAKMIDIQTPRTKGKIPLLRLRNPWGNANEWNGAWSDKSPEWKFIPEETKREIGLTFEVNGEFWMSYQDFVKYFDRVEICNLSPNCPIVRQMMDYPWKQASFEGEWAIGSTAGGCRNYPDTFWHNPQYVISLEDPDKDDDDAKATAIVALMQKNRRSKQNKGIDCLTVGFIIYRVGEEDLKKKPLPKEFFLRNASVARSTFINLREVTCRFRLDPGTYVIIPSTFDPNIEGEFLIRVFSECPSCMSENDQCVGDCEMDPRIDQTLPDPTKPDPQRHAMDKLFIDVAGEDGEVDWMELKLVLDHCFRDDIAIAAKGLSRSYQLAPLGTHLKPAPSIASGEPVCCGLLAILQDWYTNMAGGDNRPVQTIAADSALTKEKMPLLSVDPTVAGFSKDACRSIVAMLDEEGSGKLGFVEFQKLLTEIARWKAVFKLYDQNRTGRLNPFELRTALQSAGYNLNNKILNSLMHRYGSKEGEIWFDDFITCAVKIRTMIDIFKAKDVNGTNIASFNMDEWIHKTIYS